A single genomic interval of Gossypium raimondii isolate GPD5lz chromosome 11, ASM2569854v1, whole genome shotgun sequence harbors:
- the LOC105803839 gene encoding calcium uniporter protein 2, mitochondrial — translation MAFRKTLAEKLFNISKISSQAVTNCRISSPTVQKRIARKTGKAATGMTVDPGDAKGNGNGMFRRFLHKGCMASPPMRKLPMGENLMERLREIDVSRDRIRLDGLSSHLEAKSAVSELPALSVQEAKKLLKVAQLEMVKTKLRETGKIWISYSDFLRICGESCSGHEQGLQFAKLLDESGTVIVLGNIVVLRSEQVAKALGGLIPLSRSNPNDPRRKELAALEKEKAIIDSKADSLVRRELWLGLAFMVVQTAGFMRLTFWELTWDVMEPICFYVTSMYFMAGYAFFLRTSKEPSFEGFYKSRFSTKQRQLIKAYNFDIQRYNELKAMFPSTVEEELQVSSAASFDYSEKMQIGALDH, via the exons ATGGCGTTTAGGAAAACCTTGGCAGAGAAACTTTTTAATATTTCGAAAATTTCTTCGCAAGCTGTTACTAACTGCCGGATTTCCTCACCGACGGTTCAGAAGCGGATCGCAAGAAAAACGGGGAAAGCAGCAACCGGTATGACGGTGGATCCAGGAGATGCTAAGGGTAACGGCAATGGCATGTTCAGGCGGTTTCTTCATAAAGGATGTATGGCTTCACCGCCGATGAGGAAGTTACCGATGGGGGAGAATTTAATGGAGAGATTAAGGGAAATCGATGTGTCCAGGGATCGCATCCGGTTAGACGGGTTGAGCTCGCACTTGGAGGCGAAATCGGCGGTTTCGGAGCTGCCTGCACTGTCGGTTCAGGAAGCGAAGAAGTTGTTAAAGGTGGCGCAGTTGGAGATGGTGAAAACGAAGCTGAGAGAGACAGGGAAAATCTGGATTTCTTATTCCGACTTTCTTCGGATTTGCGGAGAAAGTTGTTCGGGTCATGAACAAGGATTGCAGTTCGCGAAATTGCTAGATGAATCAGGAACCGTCATCGTTTTAGGAAACATCGTCGTTTTACGATCGGAACAg GTAGCAAAAGCACTTGGTGGTCTAATTCCTTTATCTAGATCAAACCCGAATGATCCCAGAAGAAAAGAACTGGCTGCGTTAGAAAAGGAGAAAGCAATAATCGATTCAAAAGCCGATTCCCTGGTCCGTCGCGAACTCTGGCTTGGCCTGGCATTCATGGTGGTCCAAACAGCCGGGTTCATGAGGCTAACCTTTTGGGAACTCACTTGGGACGTGATGGAACCCATCTGTTTCTACGTCACCTCCATGTATTTCATGGCTGGATATGCATTTTTCCTCAGGACGTCCAAAGAACCTTCTTTTGAAGGGTTTTATAAGAGCAGGTTCAGCACAAAGCAAAGGCAGCTGATCAAGGCGTACAATTTTGATATCCAGAGGTATAATGAGCTCAAGGCAATGTTCCCATCCACAGTGGAAGAAGAATTACAGGTCTCATCGGCGGCCTCCTTTGATTATTCTGAAAAGATGCAGATTGGTGCTTTGGACCATTGA